A region of the Microcystis aeruginosa FD4 genome:
CGCTGTTCCAAATTGGCTTTGACCCGTTTCTCACAACCGGAAGCCACCTGCACGGCATACCAACGGGGTTTTTTCGGTAGGCCGCTAAGATTGACTTCTTCAGGAAACTGCTCTTCTTCTAGATTCATGGGAACACCTTCCCCGCACCCCAGGCAAAGAATTTATCAATCAGATAGATGAGAGTGGCTACCAAAGTCACCATTAACATCACGGCCGCTGATTCACTCAAAAGTTGCTGACGGGAAGGCCAGACGACTTTGGCGAGTTCTTCTTTGGTTTCATTGACGAATTCCTTGACCTGAAAAGAGCTTCCCTCTTTCTTGTCGCTCGTGTCTTTTTCTAGGGTTTCTTTTTTGGCCACGATCGCTACTCCTTAAAATGATACTCAAGCTATCCTTAACTTATCATTTTCACCGGACAACCCACACTAACCCCCAGACATTTAGATCATGTCCTTTGCAGTTATCGGCTTGGTGATTACCAAACGCGCCCTGGAGGACTTGAACCCCCGACATCAGGTTTTGGAGACCTGCGTTCTACCAACTGAACTAAGAGCGCCCATTCGCTAAACTATTTGGCTTTTTTAAGGCCTTCATTTATTATAGCGTAGTTGTTGGCGATTGTGCAACTTTCTTGGTTAGGCTGTCGCCGGAAATTTTTTAGAGAGGGCGATCAAAACGTTCTTGTACCCTGGTGGCTTTGCCAACCCGATCGCGCAGATAGTAGAGTTTCGCCCGACGTACTTTACCACGACGGATGATCTTGATACTGGCAACCCGCGGCGAGTGGAGCAGGAAGACTCTTTCTACTCCCACACCCTGGAAAACTTTTCGTACTGTAATCGTTTCGTTGATACCGCCATGGCGTTTGGCGATGACAATGCCCTCGTAGGGCTGAATCCGCTCTTTATCTCCTTCAACGATTCGCACCCCTACCCGGATCGTGTCACCGACA
Encoded here:
- the secE gene encoding preprotein translocase subunit SecE — protein: MAKKETLEKDTSDKKEGSSFQVKEFVNETKEELAKVVWPSRQQLLSESAAVMLMVTLVATLIYLIDKFFAWGAGKVFP
- the rplS gene encoding 50S ribosomal protein L19 yields the protein MKTEEIIKSIEAEYLKSDLPIIHVGDTIRVGVRIVEGDKERIQPYEGIVIAKRHGGINETITVRKVFQGVGVERVFLLHSPRVASIKIIRRGKVRRAKLYYLRDRVGKATRVQERFDRPL